Proteins co-encoded in one Streptococcus ruminicola genomic window:
- a CDS encoding glycoside hydrolase family 1 protein, translating into MTKAFPKNFLWGGAIAANQAEGAYNEDGRGLVATDVTTGGSVNAPRYMTYIDKDGKPGKAPAMGHNGKIPEGAKYAVLDTEHYPNHVAVDFYHRYKEDIKLFAEMGYSVFRLSISWARIFPNGDDKEPNQAGLDFYRSVFEECRKYNIEPLVSIWHFDTPLALEENYGGWKNRKLIDFYVRYCEVIFNEYKDLVKYWLTFNEINNTTMFLDMFGSKASDADYQEGYQILHHQFVASAKAVQIGHAINPDFMIGNMICGITFYPGTCDPADILANEHKWQSGIYYCGDVQAKGKYGTYAKRLWKEHNVELDITEEDLEDLKRGTVDMYTFSYYMSNNVTTHTGGEQVSGNFSAGAKNPYLTYSDWGWAHDPMGLQYYLEKIYDRYEIPLMVVENGLGAFDTVEEDGSIHDDYRIDYHRAHINAMANAIDNGVDLIGYTTWGCIDIVSAGTGEMRKRYGFIYVDMDDEGNGTLNRTPKDSFYWYKEVLSTNGQKAIDEASED; encoded by the coding sequence ATGACAAAAGCATTTCCAAAAAACTTCCTTTGGGGCGGAGCAATTGCTGCTAACCAAGCCGAAGGTGCTTATAACGAAGATGGTCGAGGACTTGTTGCAACTGATGTGACAACTGGTGGGTCAGTCAATGCGCCACGTTACATGACTTATATCGACAAAGATGGTAAACCTGGTAAAGCGCCAGCTATGGGCCATAATGGTAAGATTCCTGAAGGCGCTAAATACGCCGTGCTCGATACAGAGCATTATCCAAACCATGTGGCTGTTGATTTTTATCACCGTTACAAAGAAGACATCAAGTTGTTTGCTGAAATGGGTTACTCTGTTTTTCGTTTGTCAATTTCTTGGGCTCGTATTTTCCCAAATGGTGATGACAAAGAACCTAACCAAGCAGGGCTTGATTTCTACCGTTCAGTCTTTGAAGAATGCCGTAAATACAATATTGAACCTTTGGTTTCAATTTGGCATTTTGATACGCCATTGGCACTTGAAGAAAATTATGGCGGTTGGAAAAATCGTAAGCTGATTGATTTTTATGTGCGTTATTGTGAGGTTATTTTTAACGAATACAAAGACTTGGTTAAATACTGGTTAACTTTCAATGAAATCAATAACACAACCATGTTCCTTGATATGTTTGGTTCAAAAGCCAGTGATGCTGACTATCAAGAAGGTTATCAAATTCTTCACCATCAATTTGTAGCATCAGCTAAAGCTGTTCAAATTGGGCATGCCATCAATCCTGATTTCATGATTGGTAATATGATTTGTGGTATTACATTTTATCCTGGCACATGTGATCCAGCAGATATCCTTGCTAATGAACACAAATGGCAATCAGGCATTTACTACTGTGGTGATGTGCAAGCAAAAGGAAAATACGGTACCTATGCCAAACGTCTCTGGAAAGAACACAATGTTGAATTGGATATTACAGAAGAAGACCTTGAAGATCTGAAACGTGGTACGGTTGATATGTATACTTTCTCATATTACATGTCAAATAATGTGACAACTCATACTGGTGGTGAGCAAGTTTCAGGTAACTTCTCAGCAGGTGCTAAAAATCCTTACTTGACTTATTCTGATTGGGGTTGGGCGCATGATCCAATGGGACTTCAATATTATCTTGAAAAAATCTATGACCGCTATGAAATTCCATTGATGGTTGTTGAAAATGGTCTTGGAGCCTTTGATACTGTTGAAGAAGATGGCTCAATTCACGATGATTATCGCATTGATTATCACCGTGCACATATTAATGCCATGGCAAATGCTATTGACAACGGTGTTGACCTTATTGGTTACACTACGTGGGGTTGTATCGATATCGTCTCAGCTGGTACAGGTGAAATGCGTAAACGTTATGGTTTCATCTACGTTGATATGGATGATGAAGGCAATGGAACCCTAAATCGCACACCAAAAGACAGTTTCTACTGGTATAAAGAAGTTCTTTCAACAAATGGCCAAAAAGCCATTGATGAAGCAAGTGAAGATTAA
- the pdxS gene encoding pyridoxal 5'-phosphate synthase lyase subunit PdxS — protein sequence MTNQRYQLNKQLAQMLKGGVIMDVTTPEQARIAEAAGACAVMALERIPADIRAAGGVSRMSDPKMIQEIQEAVSIPVMAKVRIGHFVEAQILEAIEIDYIDESEVLSPADDLYHIDKTQFDVPFVCGAKNLGEALRRIAEGASMIRSKGEPGTGDVIQAVRHLRQMNREIARLTSLREDELYQAAKELQVPYDLVKEVHETGKLPVVLFAAGGVATPADAALMMQLGAEGVFVGSGIFKSGDPEKRARAIVQAVTNYQDKKLLAKLSENLGEAMVGINEEEIQLLMAERGI from the coding sequence ATGACAAATCAACGTTATCAACTCAACAAACAATTGGCCCAAATGCTTAAAGGTGGTGTTATCATGGATGTCACAACACCAGAACAAGCGAGAATCGCTGAGGCAGCAGGTGCCTGTGCCGTCATGGCACTTGAAAGAATTCCAGCAGATATTCGAGCAGCTGGTGGTGTTTCGCGCATGAGTGATCCTAAGATGATTCAAGAAATTCAAGAGGCTGTTTCTATTCCAGTTATGGCAAAAGTTCGTATTGGTCATTTTGTAGAAGCCCAAATTCTTGAAGCCATTGAAATTGACTACATCGATGAAAGTGAAGTGCTATCACCTGCAGATGATCTTTATCATATTGACAAGACTCAATTTGACGTACCATTTGTATGTGGGGCTAAAAATCTTGGTGAGGCTCTTCGACGTATTGCAGAAGGCGCTAGTATGATTCGTTCAAAAGGGGAACCAGGTACTGGTGATGTTATCCAAGCTGTGCGTCATTTACGCCAAATGAACCGTGAAATTGCTCGTTTAACTTCTCTTCGTGAGGATGAACTCTATCAAGCAGCAAAAGAATTGCAAGTTCCTTATGATTTAGTCAAAGAAGTTCATGAGACTGGAAAATTACCAGTTGTTTTGTTTGCGGCGGGTGGTGTGGCTACGCCAGCAGATGCTGCGTTGATGATGCAACTTGGTGCAGAAGGTGTTTTTGTTGGCTCTGGTATTTTCAAATCAGGTGACCCTGAAAAACGTGCTCGTGCTATCGTTCAAGCTGTGACAAATTATCAAGATAAGAAATTACTTGCCAAGTTATCAGAAAATCTCGGCGAAGCCATGGTCGGCATTAACGAAGAAGAAATTCAATTACTTATGGCTGAACGTGGGATTTAG
- a CDS encoding SGNH/GDSL hydrolase family protein, producing MTDFQELYHKADVIEFRKQILADQQAQLWEKYDALNQLVKQPNVVFAGDSITEFFPIHEMLTSDLPLYNRGVHGINSLQLLEHLNTQVLDLKPSKVVLLIGVNDLKTRQPEEVRETIETIIATIQQKLPETQIILLSVFPMNESPRFVRTPSHRNNDSINRLNALLSDLSGDGVTYLNLHGALCDESGELPLNRTVDGLHLNVDGYRVVSEILSAYL from the coding sequence ATGACTGATTTTCAAGAACTATATCACAAAGCTGATGTGATAGAATTTCGTAAGCAAATCTTAGCTGACCAACAAGCACAGTTGTGGGAAAAATACGACGCTTTGAATCAACTGGTAAAACAGCCAAATGTTGTCTTTGCTGGAGATTCTATCACTGAGTTTTTTCCTATTCATGAAATGCTGACGTCGGATTTACCGCTTTATAACCGCGGTGTTCATGGCATCAACAGTTTGCAGCTTTTAGAACATCTGAATACACAAGTTTTAGATTTGAAACCAAGTAAAGTTGTTCTCTTGATTGGGGTTAATGATTTAAAGACCAGACAGCCAGAAGAAGTGCGTGAAACGATTGAGACTATCATAGCTACTATTCAACAAAAGTTGCCTGAAACTCAGATTATCTTGCTTTCTGTTTTTCCAATGAATGAGTCACCAAGATTCGTCCGCACACCAAGTCATCGTAATAATGATAGTATCAATCGATTAAATGCTTTGTTGTCTGACTTGTCAGGAGATGGTGTGACATACCTTAATCTTCATGGTGCTTTGTGCGATGAAAGTGGTGAGTTGCCACTAAATCGTACGGTTGATGGCCTTCACCTTAATGTCGATGGTTATCGTGTGGTGTCTGAGATTTTGTCAGCGTATTTGTAG
- a CDS encoding alanine/glycine:cation symporter family protein, with product MLNFFTMLDDIVWGAPLLILLVGTGIYLTVRLGLLQVLKLPKAFKLIFADDKGQGDISSFAALATALAATVGTGNIVGVATAIKAGGPGALFWMWIAAFFGMATKYSEGLLAIKYRTRDDNGEVSGGPMYYILNGMGKRWKPLAIFFAVAGILVAYFGIGTFSQVNSITSSLENSFGLAPQIVSIVVAVIVAIIIFGGIKSISKVAEKVVPFMAIIYILATLAVIFTNFDQILPAFGQIFTGAFTGTAAVGGFAGAVVKEAIQKGIARGVFSNESGLGSAPIAAAAAKTEEPVEQGLISMTGTFIDTIIICTLTGLSIIVTEKWTVAGLEGAPLTQAAFSSLFGTPGALALTFCLVLFAFTTILGWSYYGERCFEFLFGTKHIKLYRVIFVIMVALGGFLKLELIWIIADIVNGLMALPNLISLLALSPVIIRETKNYFARMK from the coding sequence ATGCTAAACTTTTTTACAATGCTAGATGATATTGTCTGGGGTGCCCCACTGCTTATTCTCTTGGTGGGAACAGGGATTTATTTAACTGTTCGTCTTGGCTTACTCCAGGTTTTAAAATTACCTAAAGCCTTTAAATTAATTTTCGCAGATGATAAAGGTCAAGGGGATATTTCTAGTTTTGCCGCTCTTGCTACTGCTCTTGCAGCAACAGTAGGTACTGGTAACATCGTTGGTGTGGCAACAGCTATCAAAGCTGGTGGTCCTGGAGCCCTCTTTTGGATGTGGATTGCTGCTTTCTTTGGAATGGCAACAAAATACTCTGAAGGACTTCTTGCTATCAAATACCGCACACGCGATGATAACGGCGAAGTTTCTGGTGGACCAATGTACTATATCCTAAATGGTATGGGCAAACGCTGGAAACCACTTGCAATCTTCTTTGCTGTCGCTGGTATCCTTGTTGCTTACTTTGGTATTGGTACTTTCTCACAAGTTAACTCAATTACTTCATCACTTGAAAATTCATTTGGCTTAGCGCCACAGATTGTAAGTATTGTTGTTGCTGTAATTGTTGCCATCATTATCTTCGGTGGAATCAAATCAATTTCAAAAGTTGCTGAGAAAGTTGTTCCTTTCATGGCGATTATCTACATCCTTGCAACTTTAGCTGTCATCTTTACAAACTTTGATCAAATTCTTCCAGCATTTGGTCAAATCTTCACTGGTGCTTTTACTGGTACAGCTGCTGTCGGTGGTTTTGCTGGTGCCGTTGTTAAAGAAGCCATCCAAAAAGGTATCGCGCGTGGGGTCTTCTCAAATGAATCTGGTCTAGGTTCAGCTCCAATAGCTGCTGCCGCTGCAAAAACTGAAGAGCCTGTGGAACAAGGGCTTATCTCAATGACTGGTACTTTCATTGATACAATCATCATCTGTACATTAACTGGACTTTCAATCATCGTAACTGAAAAATGGACAGTTGCAGGTCTTGAAGGTGCTCCGTTAACACAAGCTGCCTTCTCTTCTCTTTTTGGAACTCCAGGAGCACTAGCTCTGACTTTCTGTCTTGTTCTATTTGCTTTTACAACTATTCTTGGTTGGTCATATTACGGTGAACGCTGTTTTGAGTTTCTTTTTGGAACAAAGCACATTAAACTTTACCGAGTAATCTTTGTTATCATGGTTGCTCTTGGTGGTTTCTTGAAGCTTGAGCTTATCTGGATTATTGCTGATATCGTTAATGGCCTCATGGCTCTACCAAACCTTATCTCTCTGCTTGCTCTGTCACCAGTTATTATCCGTGAAACAAAAAACTATTTTGCTCGCATGAAATAA
- a CDS encoding PLP-dependent aminotransferase family protein, with amino-acid sequence MLTYSLDKKGAIPLYEQLYRAIKKDITIGILKAGEKLPSKRNLAKHLGISIVTVETSYQQLKAEGYIYSQAKKGFFVSEINPHHPPVEKTIRLLSNPESRPDEAKTYLRLSNNQTNSETFPFATWSKIVRQVLNNCQDELVHPSPSKGVLLLRQAIAKHLNDYRGMAVDPRQIIIGAGTEYLYTILIQLLGLDKTVALEEPSYSKIRKIYQQFQVKQTFIDMENDGLSMSQLKETDADIVHLSPSHQFPTGAILSISKRYELLSWANQGNRYIIEDDYDSEFRFQGLPIPSLQEIDSLGKVIYINTFSKSLASTLRISYMILPPQLLERFEKQLSFYNNTVSNLQQYTLAYFINDGYFEKHLNRMRLFYQKKRDSLIQRLLDSPLKNHISIHEEESGLHFIMTIKSDLAEDDICRQALANGLQMTAISHYYQGENKHFDKSFIVNYANISNQDIEKIINILSQIIL; translated from the coding sequence ATGCTTACATATTCATTGGATAAAAAAGGTGCTATTCCCCTTTACGAACAACTTTATCGTGCAATCAAAAAAGATATTACCATTGGGATTTTAAAAGCTGGAGAAAAATTACCATCAAAACGTAACCTTGCCAAACACCTTGGTATATCTATCGTTACGGTTGAAACCAGCTATCAACAATTAAAAGCTGAAGGCTACATTTACAGTCAAGCTAAAAAAGGATTCTTCGTTTCAGAAATCAATCCACACCATCCGCCCGTTGAAAAAACCATAAGGTTACTTTCAAATCCAGAAAGCAGGCCAGATGAAGCCAAAACTTATCTGCGACTTAGTAATAACCAGACCAATTCCGAAACCTTTCCATTTGCTACGTGGTCAAAAATTGTTCGTCAAGTTCTGAATAACTGCCAAGATGAACTTGTTCACCCCTCACCAAGTAAAGGTGTACTACTACTAAGACAAGCTATTGCTAAACACCTAAACGATTACCGTGGAATGGCTGTCGACCCTCGACAAATTATCATCGGTGCAGGAACCGAGTATTTGTATACTATTCTCATTCAATTACTTGGGCTTGATAAAACAGTTGCTTTAGAAGAGCCAAGTTATTCAAAAATCCGTAAAATTTATCAGCAATTTCAGGTCAAACAAACCTTCATTGATATGGAAAATGACGGACTTAGTATGTCACAACTAAAAGAAACAGATGCCGATATTGTCCACCTTTCTCCTTCGCACCAATTTCCTACAGGAGCTATTTTATCTATCAGCAAACGTTATGAACTTTTAAGTTGGGCAAATCAAGGCAATCGTTATATCATTGAGGATGATTACGATAGTGAATTTCGTTTTCAAGGGCTACCGATTCCTAGCCTTCAAGAGATTGATAGCCTTGGAAAAGTCATTTATATCAACACTTTTAGCAAAAGCTTGGCTTCAACTTTACGTATTAGTTATATGATTTTGCCACCGCAATTATTGGAACGCTTTGAAAAGCAACTTAGCTTTTACAATAACACTGTCTCAAACTTACAACAATACACCCTTGCTTACTTTATCAACGACGGTTATTTTGAAAAGCATTTAAATCGTATGCGACTTTTTTATCAAAAAAAACGTGACAGTCTGATTCAAAGATTATTAGACAGTCCTCTCAAAAATCACATCAGCATTCATGAAGAAGAGTCTGGTTTGCATTTTATTATGACCATTAAAAGTGACCTAGCAGAAGATGACATTTGCAGGCAAGCTCTGGCAAATGGCTTGCAAATGACAGCTATTTCTCACTATTATCAAGGGGAAAACAAGCACTTTGACAAGTCTTTCATCGTTAATTATGCTAATATTTCTAATCAAGATATCGAAAAGATCATTAATATTTTATCGCAAATTATTCTTTGA
- a CDS encoding Cof-type HAD-IIB family hydrolase, whose translation MTVKVIATDMDGTFLTDKKTYDKVLFDRLFDRFMAEGIKFVVASGNQYRQIIQQFPKHKHLMSFVAENGGHIIENGRTLQEEFETVEAISALVNYIEKHYPDTVINLAGKASSYLPMSTPKKIKDLLSYYLPVLKYVDNLHPIPEDDYFKVTLLVRDELTFQVRDEINTLFADYQLTATSSGFGCIDVIPSHVHKGTGLDFLLNHWGYGPENLMVFGDGGNDIEMLKLAKYSFAMANAPQEIKNVANYQAPSNQENGVLQVLARHFLNESDL comes from the coding sequence ATGACAGTAAAAGTAATTGCAACTGATATGGACGGAACCTTTTTAACAGATAAAAAGACTTATGACAAGGTTTTATTTGATCGTTTGTTTGATCGTTTTATGGCAGAAGGCATCAAATTTGTGGTGGCAAGTGGTAACCAGTATCGTCAGATTATCCAACAATTTCCTAAACACAAACATTTAATGTCTTTTGTGGCTGAAAATGGCGGTCACATCATTGAAAATGGTCGAACTTTGCAGGAAGAATTTGAAACAGTAGAAGCCATTTCTGCTTTGGTTAATTATATCGAAAAACATTATCCAGATACGGTGATTAACTTGGCAGGAAAGGCATCGTCATACTTGCCAATGTCGACACCGAAAAAAATCAAGGATTTGCTTAGCTATTATTTGCCTGTTTTAAAATACGTTGATAATCTACATCCAATTCCTGAGGATGATTATTTTAAAGTCACTTTACTGGTTCGTGATGAATTGACTTTCCAAGTGAGAGATGAAATTAACACTTTATTTGCGGATTATCAACTAACGGCAACCTCTAGTGGTTTTGGTTGTATTGATGTCATTCCATCGCATGTGCATAAAGGAACTGGCCTTGATTTCTTGCTCAATCACTGGGGCTATGGTCCTGAAAATCTGATGGTTTTTGGTGACGGTGGCAATGATATTGAGATGTTAAAACTGGCTAAATATTCTTTTGCGATGGCAAATGCTCCGCAGGAAATTAAAAACGTAGCCAACTATCAAGCTCCGTCAAATCAAGAAAATGGTGTTTTGCAAGTTCTTGCTCGTCATTTCTTGAATGAGTCAGATTTGTGA
- a CDS encoding GBS Bsp-like repeat-containing protein encodes MRVKGHGTIKKSKAYGVIGTLLLSGVLLTAIGAGGVCADEVQASTSATVNSVLADVNSENYQADAGLSEETSDLPENDKANELNSESASSSINGEQSTTTTEQTEVNDDKSAVTDGSNSTGAESEQVDNLSENQTESIVDANANSQLTDESQNVKLEITANDNQKLVAERRATGNATDEVTSATLTNKGFDIQYNQTIPAGAKIMFAVWSEVNGQDDLIWYTADSNGHVVAKYTGSYGKYNIHTYQNLNGQMIGLNGRTIDVPKPSAKVTITKVNGTTYKVTVSDIPVYITSIQLPTWTEKGGQDDIQWYSTTQNADGTFTRTFSIAEHNLESGKYNVHVYGTSAVTNSLTCLTGTSFQSDYHFSDVHVQPTLTANGIQISMPSDVSSDMTVYHAVWSAKNDQDDLIWYKVPANGQLIAKYTGDYGTYLIHTYAVVKGKMVCISATSIDVPKPSAKVTITKINETSYKVTVSDTPIYITSIQLPTWTEKGGQDDIQWYSTTKNADGTFTRIFSIAEHNLEGGKYNVHVYGTNAVTNSLTCLTGTSIEADYHFSDVHVQPTLTTNGIQISMPSDVSSDLTVYHAVWSANNDQDDLIWYKVPTNGQLTAKYTGDYGTYLIHTYAVVKGKMVCISATSINVTKPEVRVQIEKLTDYSAKVTVTDVPVYVHDIQLPTWTSKNGQDDMKWYHATKQEDGSYVYTFYAKNHKFESGHYNVHVYGTNEVTHSFTCLSGSDGVDLIFNESLTKPTVVVQNYDASKGSLEVVIAETESSKDISSVTVAAWSDSAQKNLHWYTSSNVSNGKVIITVDEKYHHNISADYTVHVYVKTKDGETVGYNLGQYAFNNKEVTTSVSTTYKGTGVYGVNVSGVYSNGTVKYAVWSDVNDQDDIRWYDATTSGSNATGLVNVANHSGTGTYHIHVYQSDNGQMYFLTSTEFTVKRTNFNTPYYNQRDGRWANITFGGYRMASTACAPTSVAMVVSSLTGTEILPTTVCAYLYNNTVEFNRGDAGTTGRGVVIAAQHWGMTATVIHSSSQLSEALKEGHHVLAAVQQDKFSPWGFGTSHEIVLKGYSNGNTYVYDPYNAANNGWYPIEWLWREQSTQSGDINGLGNPFVKVNDI; translated from the coding sequence ATGAGAGTTAAAGGTCACGGAACAATAAAAAAATCAAAAGCCTACGGTGTTATTGGAACACTTTTGTTATCAGGTGTCTTGCTGACGGCTATTGGAGCTGGTGGTGTTTGCGCTGATGAAGTGCAAGCAAGTACGAGCGCCACTGTTAATAGCGTGTTAGCTGATGTCAATAGTGAAAATTATCAGGCTGATGCTGGTTTGTCTGAAGAAACTAGTGATTTGCCAGAAAATGATAAGGCAAATGAGCTTAATTCTGAGTCAGCATCTAGTTCAATTAATGGTGAGCAAAGTACGACAACTACTGAGCAAACAGAAGTAAATGACGATAAATCAGCAGTTACTGATGGCAGTAATTCCACAGGTGCTGAGTCTGAGCAGGTTGACAATCTTTCTGAAAATCAAACTGAGTCAATCGTTGATGCTAATGCTAACAGTCAGCTTACGGATGAATCACAAAACGTTAAGCTTGAAATTACTGCTAATGACAATCAAAAACTTGTTGCTGAACGCAGAGCAACAGGAAACGCTACAGACGAAGTAACCAGTGCGACCTTAACGAACAAAGGTTTTGATATTCAGTACAACCAGACCATTCCAGCAGGTGCTAAAATCATGTTTGCCGTTTGGTCTGAGGTCAATGGTCAAGATGATCTTATTTGGTACACAGCTGATAGCAATGGACATGTCGTAGCCAAATACACTGGTTCATACGGAAAATACAATATCCATACTTACCAAAATCTCAATGGTCAAATGATTGGTTTAAATGGTCGTACCATTGATGTTCCAAAACCAAGTGCTAAGGTCACAATCACAAAAGTCAATGGCACAACTTACAAAGTGACAGTCAGTGATATTCCAGTTTACATCACTAGTATTCAACTACCAACTTGGACAGAAAAAGGTGGTCAGGATGATATTCAGTGGTATAGTACTACTCAAAATGCTGACGGCACTTTTACAAGAACCTTTAGTATCGCTGAGCACAACCTAGAAAGTGGTAAATATAATGTCCATGTTTATGGGACAAGTGCAGTTACGAATTCATTGACTTGTTTAACAGGCACAAGCTTCCAATCTGATTACCATTTCAGTGATGTTCATGTTCAACCAACTTTGACAGCAAATGGTATTCAAATTAGCATGCCAAGTGATGTTAGCTCAGATATGACCGTTTACCATGCTGTTTGGTCAGCCAAAAATGACCAAGACGATTTGATTTGGTACAAAGTTCCAGCTAATGGTCAACTGATAGCTAAGTATACTGGCGATTATGGGACATATCTTATTCACACCTATGCTGTTGTTAAGGGAAAAATGGTATGTATCAGTGCGACAAGTATTGATGTTCCAAAACCAAGTGCTAAAGTGACAATCACTAAAATTAATGAGACAAGTTACAAAGTGACAGTTAGTGATACCCCAATATACATCACTAGTATTCAACTACCAACTTGGACAGAAAAAGGCGGTCAGGATGACATCCAGTGGTATAGCACTACTAAGAACGCCGATGGCACCTTTACAAGAATCTTCAGTATTGCTGAACACAATCTAGAAGGTGGTAAATACAATGTTCATGTCTATGGAACGAATGCAGTTACGAATTCCCTAACTTGTCTAACAGGAACAAGCATAGAAGCTGATTACCATTTCAGTGATGTTCATGTTCAGCCAACTTTAACGACTAACGGTATTCAAATCAGCATGCCAAGCGATGTTAGCTCAGATTTGACCGTTTACCATGCCGTTTGGTCAGCCAACAATGATCAAGATGACTTAATTTGGTACAAAGTTCCAACCAACGGTCAACTAACGGCTAAGTATACTGGCGATTATGGGACATATCTTATTCACACCTATGCTGTTGTTAAGGGAAAAATGGTATGTATCAGTGCAACAAGTATTAACGTGACAAAACCAGAAGTAAGGGTTCAAATTGAAAAGTTAACAGACTATTCTGCAAAAGTAACGGTGACAGATGTTCCAGTTTATGTTCATGATATTCAATTACCAACTTGGACAAGTAAAAATGGTCAAGATGATATGAAATGGTATCATGCTACTAAGCAAGAAGATGGCTCTTATGTCTACACTTTCTACGCTAAAAATCATAAGTTTGAGTCTGGACATTACAATGTTCATGTTTATGGTACAAATGAAGTCACTCATTCCTTTACATGCCTTTCAGGCTCAGACGGTGTTGATCTAATTTTTAATGAGTCACTAACAAAACCAACAGTAGTTGTTCAAAATTACGATGCTTCAAAAGGTAGCTTAGAAGTTGTGATTGCGGAAACAGAGTCTTCAAAAGACATTTCTAGTGTTACAGTGGCTGCTTGGTCTGATTCTGCACAGAAAAATCTTCATTGGTATACAAGTTCAAACGTTTCAAACGGAAAAGTCATTATTACGGTTGACGAAAAATATCATCATAACATTTCTGCAGACTATACGGTCCATGTTTATGTTAAGACCAAAGATGGTGAAACTGTTGGTTATAACCTTGGTCAATATGCTTTTAATAACAAGGAAGTAACCACTAGTGTTTCAACGACTTATAAAGGAACTGGTGTTTACGGTGTTAATGTTTCTGGTGTTTACTCAAATGGTACTGTAAAATATGCCGTTTGGTCTGATGTAAATGATCAAGATGATATCAGATGGTATGATGCGACAACATCAGGGTCAAATGCCACAGGACTAGTTAATGTAGCTAATCACTCTGGGACAGGAACTTATCACATTCATGTTTACCAATCTGATAACGGACAAATGTATTTCTTGACATCAACAGAATTTACAGTCAAACGTACGAACTTCAATACACCTTATTACAATCAGCGTGATGGACGCTGGGCAAATATTACTTTTGGAGGCTATAGAATGGCTTCAACAGCTTGTGCCCCAACTAGTGTAGCTATGGTTGTTTCTTCATTAACAGGAACGGAAATTTTGCCGACAACTGTCTGTGCTTATCTTTACAACAATACAGTCGAATTCAATCGTGGTGATGCTGGAACAACTGGACGAGGTGTCGTGATTGCAGCGCAACATTGGGGAATGACAGCAACGGTAATTCATAGTTCATCACAATTGTCAGAGGCATTAAAAGAAGGACACCACGTTCTGGCTGCTGTTCAACAAGATAAGTTCTCACCTTGGGGATTTGGAACAAGTCACGAAATTGTTCTTAAAGGGTATTCAAATGGAAATACTTACGTTTATGACCCATATAATGCAGCAAACAACGGTTGGTATCCTATCGAATGGCTTTGGAGAGAACAAAGTACCCAATCAGGTGATATCAATGGTTTAGGCAATCCATTTGTCAAAGTGAACGATATTTAA
- a CDS encoding Cof-type HAD-IIB family hydrolase, whose protein sequence is MIKLIAVDMDGTFLDEKGQFDAKRFDQLLDELDKREILFVVATGNQISRMKIVFGNLANRLAYVVGNGSHLLVKDETIYLKNLSAQQLQHFLQYYENHFDDYHIVISSPEHSYMTKGAYTCQNLGNAERLKYYNASFPNVILLDNMLDLPHEKINKITMQLPMTLFESVSQDFRKEFPDLVPMASGFGAIDVVLPGVDKALGIKELMALKGISADQVMTFGDGDNDIAMLRLAKYSYAMENASKTVKAAANFIAPSNAKSGVFQVIEQYLESH, encoded by the coding sequence ATGATAAAACTCATAGCAGTGGATATGGATGGGACTTTTTTAGATGAAAAAGGTCAATTTGATGCCAAGCGTTTTGATCAGCTATTGGATGAGCTGGATAAAAGAGAAATTCTATTTGTCGTGGCGACTGGTAATCAAATCTCACGAATGAAGATTGTTTTTGGAAATTTGGCAAATCGTTTGGCCTATGTTGTTGGTAATGGTAGTCATTTGCTTGTTAAGGACGAGACGATTTACCTGAAAAATCTAAGCGCGCAGCAATTGCAGCACTTTTTACAATACTATGAGAATCATTTTGATGACTATCATATCGTGATTTCATCGCCAGAGCATTCTTATATGACCAAAGGAGCTTACACCTGCCAGAATCTTGGTAATGCAGAACGTCTGAAGTATTACAATGCCAGCTTTCCAAATGTGATTTTACTTGATAATATGCTTGACTTGCCACATGAAAAGATTAATAAAATCACCATGCAGCTCCCAATGACTTTGTTTGAAAGTGTTAGTCAGGATTTTAGAAAAGAATTTCCTGATTTAGTGCCAATGGCAAGCGGATTTGGGGCTATTGATGTGGTTTTGCCTGGTGTTGACAAAGCGCTAGGGATAAAAGAGCTGATGGCCTTAAAAGGCATTTCAGCTGATCAGGTCATGACATTTGGAGACGGTGATAACGATATCGCTATGTTACGCTTAGCGAAATATTCTTATGCCATGGAAAATGCTAGCAAGACAGTGAAAGCAGCTGCAAACTTTATAGCACCATCGAATGCTAAATCAGGTGTTTTTCAAGTGATTGAACAATACCTAGAATCACATTAA